A section of the Pseudanabaena mucicola str. Chao 1806 genome encodes:
- the xseB gene encoding exodeoxyribonuclease VII small subunit, protein MTKLNDVQKNLEALSFEEQLQRLEEIVEILDDGEAALDEMLKLYEEGMQRSQYCREYLEKAEQKVTLIQNS, encoded by the coding sequence ATGACCAAACTGAATGATGTCCAAAAAAATCTAGAAGCTCTCTCCTTTGAGGAACAGTTGCAACGCCTCGAAGAAATTGTGGAAATTCTTGATGATGGGGAAGCGGCTCTCGATGAAATGCTGAAGCTCTATGAAGAAGGAATGCAGCGATCACAGTATTGCCGTGAATATCTCGAAAAAGCCGAACAGAAGGTTACATTGATTCAAAACTCCTAA
- the hisS gene encoding histidine--tRNA ligase, protein MSPLQVTRGTRDILAPEIYYWQQLETTARQVLMQAAYTEIRTPIFEATELFARGIGENTDIVGKEMYTFNDRGDRSLTLRPEGTAGVARSYIENKLFAQGGVQRLWYMGAMFRYERPQAGRQRQFHQLGVEVLGSADPRADAEVIAIASDFLQAVGLTDLVVDLNSVGSSEDRVAYRQALVEYFTPFVEEIDVDSRDRLTRNPLRILDSKDKRTQEISQDAPSILDYLSLDSQQHFEKVQNLLTDLGIAYRINPRLVRGLDYYTRTAFEIQSNQLGAQSAVCGGGRYDRLIAELGGADVPAVGWAIGLERLVILMQQVDEQKQAAIDFYVISRGEQAETKSLLIAQTLRKVGFTVELDLSGAKFDKQFKRASNAKAKAALVIGDSEIAAGQVQVKWLESGEQEAVAIADLSSKFESLHS, encoded by the coding sequence ATGTCTCCACTTCAGGTCACACGCGGCACTCGCGACATCCTCGCCCCCGAAATTTATTACTGGCAGCAGTTAGAGACAACTGCGCGTCAAGTCCTTATGCAAGCTGCCTATACCGAAATTCGTACCCCTATTTTTGAGGCAACTGAGCTATTTGCACGGGGCATCGGTGAAAACACTGATATTGTCGGCAAAGAAATGTACACCTTTAATGATCGAGGTGATCGTTCTCTGACTTTACGACCCGAAGGGACAGCAGGAGTAGCGAGATCCTATATTGAAAATAAATTGTTTGCTCAAGGTGGTGTTCAGCGACTTTGGTATATGGGGGCAATGTTTCGCTACGAACGTCCTCAAGCAGGTCGTCAGCGTCAATTTCACCAATTAGGAGTAGAAGTATTAGGAAGTGCTGATCCGCGTGCTGATGCCGAAGTGATCGCGATCGCCAGTGATTTTTTGCAAGCCGTCGGTTTGACTGATCTCGTGGTTGATCTGAATTCAGTTGGCAGTTCCGAAGATCGGGTTGCCTATCGTCAGGCTTTGGTAGAGTATTTCACGCCTTTTGTTGAGGAAATTGATGTGGATTCCCGCGATCGCCTCACCCGCAATCCTCTCCGTATCCTCGATAGCAAAGACAAACGCACTCAAGAAATCTCTCAAGATGCGCCCAGCATTCTCGACTATCTCAGCCTCGACTCCCAGCAACATTTCGAGAAAGTTCAAAATCTCTTAACAGATCTGGGAATTGCCTATCGGATTAACCCCCGTCTTGTGCGCGGGCTTGACTACTACACTCGCACGGCTTTCGAGATTCAATCCAATCAACTCGGTGCACAGTCAGCAGTCTGTGGAGGTGGTCGCTATGATCGCTTAATAGCCGAACTCGGCGGAGCAGATGTACCTGCGGTCGGTTGGGCGATCGGCTTAGAGCGTTTAGTCATTCTCATGCAACAGGTTGATGAGCAAAAACAAGCAGCGATCGATTTCTACGTGATTTCGCGAGGTGAACAGGCAGAAACGAAGTCTCTATTAATCGCTCAAACGCTCCGTAAAGTAGGATTTACTGTGGAACTCGATCTCAGTGGTGCGAAGTTTGATAAACAGTTCAAACGGGCTAGTAATGCCAAGGCTAAGGCTGCGTTGGTAATCGGTGATAGCGAAATCGCAGCAGGTCAAGTTCAAGTCAAGTGGCTGGAATCAGGTGAGCAGGAAGCCGTAGCGATCGCTGATCTCAGTTCTAAATTTGAGTCCTTGCACTCATAA
- a CDS encoding cation-translocating P-type ATPase yields MSAVINPQELTGLSEQEVSQRLQSEGYNELPASDRRNIWGIILEIASEPIFLLLLGCGGIYLFLGDAQEALILLGFVFFIVGINLYQEQKTEKSLEALRDLSSPRALVIRNGERKRIAGREVVRGDLIVIAEGDRIPADGILLWSTHLTVDESLLTGESLPVRKVAIDESLPLPINRAGGDDLPYVYSGTLVVQGQAIIEVQATGSKTEMGKIGKALQTIGQEDSKLQRETRQIVKQLTILAITICIIAVVIYGITRGDWLHGVLAGLALGMAILPNEIPVVLAIFLALGAWRFSRQNVLTRRIPVVETLGSATVLCVDKTGTLTLNQMTVQQLFVYQEGSQNPAFYDLTLHEREALPEDFHRLIEYGILASRKDPFDPMEKALKLVGSQLLAGTEHLHDEWNTLREYPLSGELRAMSCVWEPITGGAKEIAAKGAPEAIADLCHFSPEMLTDLEIQANIMAASGLRVLGVAKGSLSAHSSRHQPPADGSLPLRQHDFDFEFIGLVGLADPVRASVAPAIAECYQAGIRVVMITGDYPSTAQNIAKQIGLTSGEVITGAELEQMTEDQLRSRIRSTNIFARVVPEQKLLIVNALKQSGEIVAMTGDGVNDAPALKAAHIGIAMGGRGTDVARESADLVLLNDDFTSIVESVKLGRRIFDNLKKGMAYTLAVHIPIAGISLVPIFMQWSLVLLPIHIAFLHLIIDPACTIAFEAESAEANVMQRPPRNPKEPLFDRRTLWLSLFQGLSVLVVLVIVYAIANYHGKFAPDMVLCSAGACGARGLVFTTLIVSNLAMILTNRSWTRTILSTMKVPNASIWWIICGAIAFLGLILYVPFLRQLFQFSYLQFEDLAIALLSGIASVIWFEFLKWRNA; encoded by the coding sequence ATGAGCGCTGTAATTAATCCACAAGAGTTAACAGGACTCTCAGAACAGGAAGTTAGCCAACGCCTTCAATCTGAGGGATATAACGAATTGCCAGCTAGCGATCGCCGCAATATTTGGGGGATTATTTTGGAAATTGCTAGCGAACCAATTTTCTTACTATTACTTGGTTGTGGCGGTATTTATCTATTTCTTGGTGATGCTCAGGAAGCATTGATATTACTAGGTTTTGTGTTTTTTATTGTGGGGATTAATCTCTATCAAGAACAAAAAACAGAGAAATCCCTCGAAGCTTTGCGCGATCTATCTAGTCCTCGCGCCCTTGTCATTCGCAATGGAGAACGTAAACGGATCGCAGGTCGAGAAGTGGTGCGGGGGGATTTGATTGTAATTGCGGAAGGCGATCGCATTCCTGCGGATGGCATATTGCTCTGGTCAACGCATCTCACTGTCGATGAATCACTCTTAACAGGGGAATCTCTTCCTGTGCGAAAAGTTGCGATCGATGAAAGTTTACCTTTACCCATCAATCGTGCTGGTGGTGACGATTTGCCCTATGTCTATTCAGGAACTTTAGTGGTACAGGGACAGGCGATCATTGAAGTCCAAGCCACTGGCTCCAAAACGGAAATGGGCAAAATCGGTAAGGCTCTCCAAACGATTGGACAGGAAGATTCTAAGTTGCAACGGGAAACGCGGCAGATTGTTAAACAATTAACGATTTTGGCGATCACTATTTGTATCATTGCCGTGGTGATTTATGGAATTACTCGCGGCGATTGGTTGCATGGTGTATTAGCAGGCTTAGCTCTAGGAATGGCGATTTTGCCCAATGAAATCCCTGTAGTTCTCGCCATCTTTTTAGCATTGGGTGCATGGCGATTTTCGCGACAAAATGTCCTCACACGACGGATTCCTGTTGTCGAAACCCTTGGCTCAGCAACTGTCCTTTGTGTAGATAAAACAGGAACGCTCACTCTCAATCAAATGACAGTGCAGCAATTATTTGTTTATCAAGAAGGTTCGCAAAATCCTGCTTTTTACGATCTCACCTTACATGAGCGAGAAGCCTTGCCAGAGGATTTCCACCGACTAATTGAATATGGCATTCTCGCCAGTCGCAAAGATCCCTTTGACCCAATGGAAAAGGCTCTGAAATTAGTGGGTTCTCAGCTACTAGCAGGTACAGAACATCTCCATGATGAGTGGAATACCTTGCGCGAATATCCCTTATCAGGAGAGTTACGCGCGATGTCCTGTGTTTGGGAACCTATCACAGGTGGTGCAAAGGAAATTGCTGCTAAAGGAGCGCCCGAAGCGATCGCTGATCTTTGTCATTTCAGTCCTGAGATGCTCACGGATTTAGAAATACAAGCAAATATCATGGCAGCCTCAGGGTTAAGAGTCCTTGGTGTGGCTAAAGGTTCACTCTCTGCTCATAGCTCAAGACATCAACCACCTGCGGATGGTTCTCTACCTTTACGCCAGCATGATTTTGATTTTGAATTTATTGGCTTAGTGGGCTTAGCCGATCCCGTGCGTGCTTCGGTTGCCCCAGCGATCGCCGAATGTTATCAAGCAGGAATTCGGGTCGTGATGATTACAGGTGACTATCCCTCAACAGCGCAAAATATTGCCAAACAAATTGGGCTAACCAGTGGGGAAGTGATCACAGGTGCAGAACTAGAACAAATGACTGAAGACCAACTGCGATCGCGGATTCGCAGTACGAATATTTTTGCTCGTGTTGTCCCTGAACAAAAGCTCCTGATTGTGAATGCGCTGAAACAAAGCGGCGAAATCGTGGCGATGACAGGCGATGGAGTCAATGATGCACCTGCGCTGAAGGCGGCTCACATTGGTATTGCCATGGGTGGCAGAGGGACAGATGTGGCGCGAGAATCCGCAGATTTAGTGTTACTGAATGATGACTTCACCTCAATTGTGGAATCAGTGAAACTCGGTCGCCGCATTTTCGATAATCTCAAGAAAGGCATGGCATATACCCTCGCCGTTCATATACCGATCGCAGGTATATCCTTAGTTCCTATTTTCATGCAATGGTCGTTAGTACTTTTGCCAATTCATATTGCCTTCCTACATCTGATTATCGATCCCGCCTGTACGATCGCCTTTGAAGCAGAGTCCGCCGAAGCTAATGTGATGCAGCGTCCACCCCGTAATCCCAAGGAACCACTCTTTGATCGACGCACATTATGGTTATCGCTTTTCCAAGGCTTGAGCGTCTTAGTAGTGTTAGTAATTGTCTATGCGATCGCTAATTATCACGGCAAATTTGCCCCTGATATGGTCTTATGTAGTGCAGGAGCCTGTGGTGCAAGGGGCTTAGTCTTTACCACCTTAATTGTGTCTAACCTTGCGATGATTCTCACCAATCGCTCATGGACAAGAACGATCCTCAGTACGATGAAAGTTCCCAATGCTTCCATTTGGTGGATTATTTGTGGCGCGATCGCATTTCTAGGATTAATTCTATACGTTCCTTTTTTAAGGCAACTCTTCCAGTTTTCCTATCTACAATTTGAAGATTTAGCGATCGCCCTCCTATCAGGTATTGCCAGCGTTATTTGGTTTGAGTTCCTCAAATGGAGAAATGCCTAA
- a CDS encoding RrF2 family transcriptional regulator translates to MELSLKSEYAILAMLELANHFAIDQPLQIRQIANLQNIPDRYLEQLLATLKRQGLVKSQRGSKGGYILAREPWEISLLQIIQGIEGYEPITENNNKLGQESASLSVIREAWEAAQKAASHVLDSCTLKDLCDRQRQRQIATTMYYI, encoded by the coding sequence GTGGAACTTTCTTTAAAGAGTGAATATGCAATCTTGGCTATGCTGGAGCTAGCGAATCATTTTGCGATCGATCAACCTCTCCAGATTCGTCAAATCGCTAACCTACAAAATATCCCTGATCGCTATTTGGAGCAGTTACTTGCCACACTAAAACGTCAGGGACTTGTTAAAAGTCAGCGTGGATCAAAAGGGGGATATATCTTAGCGCGTGAGCCTTGGGAAATTAGCTTGTTGCAGATTATTCAGGGCATTGAGGGTTATGAGCCGATCACGGAAAACAATAACAAGTTAGGTCAAGAGAGTGCATCTCTGTCAGTAATTCGTGAAGCATGGGAGGCTGCTCAAAAGGCAGCTTCTCATGTTTTAGATAGCTGTACATTGAAGGATCTTTGCGATCGCCAGCGCCAGCGCCAAATTGCCACTACAATGTATTACATATAA
- a CDS encoding CHAT domain-containing protein — protein MNRLAGFGIITALLAGVPSIVIVESVQAQTVQDRKAEAERLSQQGIKLYQASHYQEAIQVFESALGIYRDIKDHKGEAASLVRLGATYRSLGQPQRTIEYYQQSLAVQKQIGDRTGEAISLISLGAAYKNLGQYQRAIEYLQQSLAVFKQSGASACTSRSKSADCLDARKGEAASIGHLAEAYNGLRQHQRAIEYLQQSLAIEKQIGDRNGEAAFLNDLGNAYKNFGQYQKAINLFQQSLAIYKQVGDLKGEAASLNNLGATYRNLGQYQKAIDFSLQSLAIRKQIGDRYGEATSLNELAAEYYNLGQYQKAIDYFQQTLAIYKQIGARASEATSLNNLGVAYVALGQYQKAIDYYQQSLVIQKQIGNPNGEAPSLTGLGAAYKYLGQYQKAIEYYQQSLTIYKQIGDRNSEATSLNNLGHVYDDLGQYQKAINFYQQSLAIQQQIGDRSGETTSLSNLGAAYNSLGQHQKAIDYYQQSLAIRKQIGDRNGEATPLNNLGSAYKSLGQYQKAIDFYQQSLVIKKQIGDRNGEATSLGNLGAAYDSLGQYQKAIDYFQQSLAIEKQIGDRSGEATSLNNLGVVFYKLNQPAISIVFLKQAINTYEAIRKDIKGLKKEEQQSYTARIANSYRDLADILIKQDRVMEALQILDLLKVQELEDYLKNIKGNDRSAQGVRLLAPEKALSDKLLTINSDNSKEINNQLTNQIQQLPKSEINKVPDYLNQIPQGNVLIYPLILSDRLEIILFAPNTLPIHRTVNIKKDDLEKLITEFRAGLQDSGFEDFREPSQQLYRLLIKPIETELINAKTTTILYAPDGILRYVPLAALNDGKQWLAEKYRISNLIAYSLSDFSPQPKTEPSILAGAFGGKDGERKFGQIALPASITEVKGISNLFPNSFALFENDFSRATTEAKFKNYNILHFATHAEFNTGAPDNSFIIFGNGDKIRLSELTDWQIPNVNLIVLSACQTGLSTLGSGVEILGFGYQVQKVGAKQAIASLWSVSDDGTQALMAAFYRELQKGDVTPIEALHRAQVALIKSEKFSHPSYWSAFFAIGNGL, from the coding sequence ATGAATCGTTTAGCTGGTTTTGGGATAATCACGGCTTTATTGGCGGGTGTGCCTTCTATAGTCATTGTTGAAAGTGTGCAGGCGCAAACAGTGCAAGATCGCAAAGCAGAAGCTGAGCGCCTTAGCCAGCAAGGGATTAAGTTATATCAAGCCAGTCATTATCAAGAAGCAATTCAAGTATTTGAATCTGCTTTAGGAATCTATCGCGATATCAAAGATCACAAGGGTGAAGCAGCGTCACTCGTTCGTCTGGGTGCTACATACAGAAGTCTCGGACAGCCCCAGAGAACCATCGAATACTATCAGCAATCCTTAGCAGTCCAAAAACAAATCGGCGATCGCACTGGAGAAGCAATATCACTTATTAGTCTAGGTGCTGCGTACAAAAATCTCGGACAGTACCAGAGAGCAATTGAATACTTGCAGCAATCCTTAGCAGTCTTTAAACAAAGCGGCGCTAGTGCTTGTACATCTAGGAGCAAAAGCGCAGATTGCTTAGATGCTCGCAAGGGTGAAGCAGCATCAATTGGTCATCTCGCTGAAGCATATAACGGACTAAGACAACACCAGAGAGCGATAGAATACTTGCAGCAATCCCTAGCAATTGAAAAGCAAATCGGCGATCGCAATGGAGAAGCAGCGTTTCTCAATGATCTTGGTAATGCATACAAAAATTTCGGACAGTACCAGAAAGCGATCAATCTCTTTCAGCAATCTCTTGCCATCTATAAGCAAGTCGGCGATCTCAAGGGTGAAGCAGCGTCACTCAATAATCTGGGTGCTACATACAGAAATCTTGGACAGTACCAGAAAGCGATTGATTTTTCTTTGCAATCCTTAGCGATCCGAAAGCAGATCGGAGATCGCTATGGTGAAGCAACGTCTCTCAATGAGCTGGCTGCTGAATACTATAATCTCGGACAATATCAAAAAGCGATTGATTACTTTCAGCAAACTCTTGCCATCTATAAGCAAATCGGTGCTCGCGCTAGTGAAGCAACCTCTCTCAATAATCTGGGCGTTGCATATGTTGCTCTCGGACAATACCAGAAAGCGATTGATTATTATCAGCAATCCTTAGTAATCCAAAAACAAATCGGCAATCCCAATGGTGAAGCGCCATCACTAACTGGTCTGGGCGCTGCATACAAATATCTTGGGCAATACCAAAAAGCGATTGAATACTATCAGCAATCTCTTACCATCTATAAGCAAATTGGCGATCGCAATAGTGAAGCAACCTCTCTCAATAATCTGGGTCACGTATACGACGATCTCGGACAGTACCAAAAAGCGATCAATTTCTATCAGCAATCCTTAGCAATCCAACAGCAAATTGGCGATCGCAGTGGTGAAACAACATCTCTCAGTAATCTGGGTGCTGCATACAACAGTCTCGGACAGCATCAGAAAGCGATTGATTATTATCAGCAATCCTTAGCGATCCGAAAGCAAATCGGCGATCGCAATGGTGAAGCAACGCCTCTCAATAATCTGGGTTCAGCCTACAAAAGTCTTGGACAGTACCAGAAAGCCATTGATTTCTATCAGCAATCTCTCGTCATCAAAAAGCAGATTGGAGATCGCAATGGTGAAGCAACATCACTTGGTAATTTAGGCGCAGCCTACGACAGTCTCGGACAGTACCAGAAAGCCATTGATTACTTTCAGCAATCCTTAGCAATCGAAAAGCAGATTGGAGATCGTAGTGGTGAAGCAACGTCTCTCAATAATTTGGGTGTTGTCTTTTACAAACTCAATCAACCCGCAATCTCGATTGTCTTTCTCAAACAAGCTATCAATACCTATGAAGCTATTCGCAAAGACATCAAAGGATTGAAAAAAGAAGAACAGCAATCTTATACTGCTAGGATAGCCAATAGCTATCGTGACCTCGCCGATATCCTAATTAAACAAGATCGCGTGATGGAAGCACTGCAAATCCTCGATCTGCTCAAAGTCCAAGAACTCGAAGACTATCTCAAAAATATCAAAGGTAACGACAGATCAGCGCAGGGTGTCAGACTATTAGCACCAGAAAAAGCTCTTAGCGATAAACTCTTAACCATTAACTCTGACAATAGCAAAGAAATCAATAACCAACTTACCAACCAAATCCAACAACTTCCCAAATCCGAAATTAACAAAGTCCCCGACTATCTCAACCAAATCCCGCAGGGAAATGTGCTGATCTATCCCTTAATCCTCAGTGACAGACTAGAAATCATTCTCTTTGCTCCCAACACCTTACCCATTCATCGCACTGTCAATATCAAAAAAGATGATCTAGAAAAATTAATCACCGAATTTCGTGCAGGACTACAGGATAGCGGCTTTGAAGACTTTCGAGAACCATCGCAGCAACTCTATAGGCTCCTGATTAAACCCATCGAAACCGAACTCATCAACGCCAAAACTACTACGATTCTCTATGCCCCTGATGGTATCCTGCGTTATGTTCCTCTTGCTGCCCTCAATGATGGCAAACAATGGCTAGCTGAGAAATATCGCATTAGTAATCTCATTGCCTATAGCCTCAGTGATTTTAGTCCTCAGCCGAAAACAGAACCAAGTATCCTCGCAGGAGCCTTTGGCGGTAAAGATGGAGAGCGCAAATTTGGACAAATTGCCCTACCTGCTAGTATTACCGAAGTGAAGGGAATATCGAATTTATTCCCAAATTCTTTTGCTCTATTTGAAAATGACTTTAGCCGTGCTACTACTGAAGCCAAATTCAAAAACTATAATATTCTCCATTTTGCCACCCATGCTGAATTTAATACAGGTGCGCCTGATAACTCCTTCATCATTTTTGGTAATGGCGACAAGATCCGATTGAGTGAACTCACTGACTGGCAAATTCCTAATGTGAATTTAATCGTACTTAGTGCTTGTCAAACTGGCTTAAGTACACTTGGCTCTGGGGTAGAAATCTTAGGCTTTGGTTATCAAGTGCAGAAAGTCGGAGCAAAACAGGCGATCGCTTCTCTCTGGTCTGTTAGTGATGATGGGACTCAGGCTTTGATGGCAGCTTTTTATCGGGAACTGCAAAAAGGTGATGTCACACCGATTGAGGCTTTGCATAGGGCGCAAGTTGCTCTAATTAAATCAGAAAAGTTTAGTCATCCGAGTTACTGGTCTGCTTTCTTTGCGATCGGCAATGGCTTGTAG
- a CDS encoding DNA polymerase III subunit delta' — MSASPFDIVVGQSQAITLLKAAIKRDRIAPAYLFAGASGVGRSKTASAFAEILLGDRKSANRLSDRNHPDLLWVEPTYLDKGKMLTAKEAEAAGLKRRVLPQIRIEQVREISEFVSRAPLECKRSVVVIEEAQSMAESAANSLLKTLEEPLYATIILIVPDAGSILPTLVSRCQRIPFTRLNQAQMQEILTREGHTDIPPDVVSLAQGSAGQAIDSFERFKSIPIELLNSVRHIPQEPRNAMMIAKQITKDLEVDLQLWLIDYLQNYFWEQQKSKSILQHLDKARELIARYVQPRLVWEVTLLQIAGKI, encoded by the coding sequence GTGAGTGCATCCCCCTTTGATATTGTTGTTGGGCAATCGCAAGCAATCACTTTACTAAAGGCTGCGATCAAACGCGATCGCATTGCCCCTGCCTACTTATTTGCAGGTGCAAGTGGTGTGGGGCGCAGTAAAACTGCCTCAGCATTTGCAGAAATTTTATTAGGTGATCGCAAGTCCGCAAATCGACTGAGCGATCGCAATCATCCTGATTTACTTTGGGTCGAGCCGACCTATCTAGATAAGGGCAAAATGCTAACAGCTAAGGAAGCAGAGGCAGCAGGGTTAAAACGTCGCGTCTTGCCCCAAATTCGCATTGAGCAAGTTAGGGAAATTAGTGAATTTGTCAGTCGGGCTCCCCTCGAATGCAAGCGATCAGTGGTGGTTATCGAAGAAGCACAATCCATGGCAGAATCGGCTGCTAATAGCCTCCTCAAAACCCTCGAAGAACCTCTCTACGCTACCATTATCTTGATCGTTCCCGATGCAGGCTCGATTTTGCCTACGCTCGTCTCTCGATGCCAACGCATTCCTTTCACTAGACTAAACCAAGCCCAAATGCAGGAAATTCTCACCCGTGAAGGACATACAGATATTCCCCCCGATGTGGTGTCACTTGCCCAAGGTTCCGCAGGACAAGCGATCGATTCATTTGAGAGATTTAAAAGTATTCCCATCGAATTGTTAAACTCCGTGCGCCACATCCCTCAAGAGCCTCGTAATGCAATGATGATCGCTAAACAAATTACTAAAGATTTAGAAGTCGATTTGCAACTTTGGCTGATTGACTATTTGCAAAATTATTTTTGGGAACAACAAAAGTCGAAATCCATCTTGCAACATCTTGATAAGGCAAGAGAATTAATTGCTCGTTATGTTCAGCCTCGACTAGTTTGGGAAGTGACACTTCTACAAATTGCAGGCAAAATTTAA
- a CDS encoding gamma-glutamylcyclotransferase family protein, with protein MQTALFCQVFVYGTLKPNESNYKAYCDGKVIAQQQAIVYGELFALPMGYPAMISGNSPVKGYLLSFPDASILESLDELEGYQSTRPNFENLYNRYEIEVFDLDRNSLGVAWTYVMTFEKVLQFGGIVQPDGYWTGI; from the coding sequence ATGCAAACAGCACTTTTTTGTCAAGTTTTTGTCTATGGTACACTCAAGCCCAATGAGTCTAACTATAAAGCATACTGTGATGGTAAAGTGATCGCGCAGCAACAAGCGATCGTCTATGGTGAATTATTTGCCCTACCAATGGGATATCCTGCCATGATTAGCGGTAATTCTCCTGTTAAAGGCTATTTACTCTCATTTCCAGATGCCAGTATTTTAGAATCCCTTGACGAGTTAGAAGGTTATCAAAGTACACGTCCTAATTTTGAAAATTTATATAATCGATATGAGATAGAAGTTTTTGATTTAGATAGAAACTCTTTAGGTGTAGCATGGACTTATGTAATGACATTCGAGAAAGTTCTTCAATTTGGTGGTATTGTTCAACCTGATGGATATTGGACTGGTATATAG
- the xseA gene encoding exodeoxyribonuclease VII large subunit, protein MGSSKEAITIANLTQAITLLLREEIGTVRVKGEISGFMTAASGHRYFILKDDSAQIDCVMWSSRSLSFRPKNGLQVVVQGRLTVYAPRGKYQIDCERMSAAGEGDLYLAFAALKEELAARGYFDPEHKRDIPSLPLKIGVVTSPTGAVIQDILSTLNRRSPHCQIYFCPATVQGEDAPNEIAKAIATLQATDADVLIVGRGGGSIEDLWAFNTLPVAEAIYHSPIPIISAVGHETDFTIADFVADLRAATPTAAAEIVSQCDRDTLMQQIDFWESRITRSVQQEMHNYHQRLNSLTNSYALQNFRDRLHDRAQQLDAAEQSMQKSLSRHLRQSTTKLDSITAHLRSLYPLSPLQRGFALLKLGDHLLTNDESLSELAGTFAKVEIVRSSEIAQASIEEVIKKVYDQTE, encoded by the coding sequence ATGGGCAGTTCTAAAGAGGCGATTACTATAGCTAATTTGACGCAGGCAATTACGCTTTTGTTGCGCGAAGAAATTGGGACTGTGCGCGTCAAGGGGGAAATTTCAGGCTTTATGACTGCAGCTTCTGGACATCGCTATTTTATCCTTAAGGATGATTCGGCACAGATTGACTGTGTAATGTGGTCTAGTCGCAGTTTATCCTTTCGTCCCAAAAATGGATTACAGGTAGTCGTACAGGGACGATTGACGGTGTATGCTCCACGTGGCAAGTATCAGATTGATTGCGAGCGCATGAGTGCCGCAGGTGAGGGTGATCTCTATCTTGCCTTTGCAGCCCTCAAGGAAGAATTAGCAGCACGTGGCTATTTCGATCCTGAACACAAACGCGATATTCCCAGTTTGCCCCTCAAAATTGGAGTTGTCACTTCCCCAACGGGAGCTGTGATTCAAGACATTCTCAGCACATTAAATAGGCGATCGCCCCATTGTCAGATTTATTTCTGTCCAGCCACAGTCCAAGGCGAAGATGCACCCAATGAAATTGCGAAAGCGATCGCTACTTTGCAAGCCACAGATGCCGATGTTTTGATTGTGGGGCGAGGTGGTGGCTCGATTGAAGACCTTTGGGCGTTTAATACTTTGCCTGTTGCCGAAGCCATTTATCATTCACCCATTCCGATTATTTCCGCAGTCGGACATGAGACAGATTTTACAATCGCTGATTTTGTTGCTGATTTACGGGCGGCAACACCTACGGCGGCAGCAGAAATTGTGTCTCAATGCGATCGCGATACGCTCATGCAACAGATTGACTTTTGGGAAAGTCGTATCACTCGCAGCGTGCAGCAAGAAATGCACAATTATCACCAAAGATTAAATTCCCTTACCAATAGCTATGCTCTACAAAACTTTCGCGATCGCCTCCATGATCGCGCTCAACAGTTAGATGCAGCCGAGCAGTCCATGCAAAAATCGCTTTCCCGTCATCTCCGACAATCCACGACTAAACTCGATAGCATTACTGCCCATTTGCGATCGCTGTATCCCCTATCCCCCTTACAACGTGGTTTTGCGCTCTTAAAATTAGGCGATCACTTACTGACTAATGACGAATCTCTTTCGGAATTGGCGGGGACATTTGCTAAAGTGGAAATCGTCAGAAGTTCTGAAATCGCCCAAGCTAGCATCGAGGAAGTAATCAAGAAAGTATATGACCAAACTGAATGA